AATCGTTGCAGATGTTCTACCTGGCTACGACCAAGTGGCTGCCATTGAGAAATGGATACGCGAGAATATTCGTTTCAACCCTGACTCTGCGCACTTCCAGCTTTCTGCTGTGGAAGTGAACCAACAACGAGAAGGTGTCTGTCGCGAACTTGCGCATTTAGGTATCGCGCTTTGCCGTGGCTTATGCATACCAGCGCGCATGGTCGTTGGCTTCTTGCATGAGCTGCAACCGATGGATTTCCACGCCTGGTTTGAAGCCTATGTGAATGGCAAATGGTATACGTTTGACCCGACCCAGTCCGAACCAAAAGGTGGTCGCGTTACTGTTGCTTATGGCCACGACGCTGCTGATGTCGCCATCTTCAATCAGTTTGGTCCAGCGCTATATCCTGAGCTGATGCAAGTGCGGGTAACTCAGTTGGCAACTGCACCAGCCTGATCTAGCGAATCAAATACCACCGTGAAACGCCTAAGAATCAAGCACCTCACTGAATATTCTTTCCCTGCGGAAGTCACGTTGCAACAGCATTATTTGTTGCTACGCCCGCGCGAAGGGCATGACCTGCGCATTGAATCTTCCATTCTCAACATCACGCCCGCTTATAAAATAAAATGGTATCGCGATGTGTTTGATAACTCGCTGGCGGCTGTCACTTTTCTGCAACCGACGAACAAGCTCACTATCGCCAGCGAAGTAGTGATTCAGCATTATGAAGAAGCACCATTGGACTTCTTGATTGAAGATTACGCTGTAAATTACCCATTCGCTTACCCAGAAGCCGACTGGGCCGATCTCGCGGCTTTTCAGCAACCCGTATTTACTAACGATCAAAACACAGTGAATAATTGGCTGGTACAACTCGGTTTGCGTAACGGTAGCTTGACTACCTTTGCGCTGCTAACAAGCTTGAACCAAGCCATTAACCGCCAGTTTCGCTACCAGATACGGGAAGAAGCGGGCGTACAAACCCCTGCCCAAACCATCAACAATGGCAGCGGCTCTTGTCGCGACTACGCCACCCTATTTATTGAAGCCTGTCGTTGCCTAGGCTTGGCCAGCCGCTTTGTGAGCGGTTATCTGCATGCGCCAGCGACCGAAGCTGGCAACGCCACCACGCACGCCTGGGCAGAAGTTTATTTACCGGGGACAGGTTGGAAAGGTTTTGACCCTACCGCTGGACAAGTCACTGGCATACATCATATTGCCGTCGCCGTTGCCCGCAACCCTGAAGCCGTGCCACCAGTATCTGGGAGTTTTATTGGTCCAGCTGTAATGCCTAAGCTAATAGTGGATGTGCAGGTGAATTTGCTGAACCACTGATT
This genomic window from Methyloradius palustris contains:
- a CDS encoding transglutaminase domain-containing protein: MWLRTECDITFNVSIPTAFTLMLRPRSGVHQWVARESYTLKPSVPVVEYTDTYGNLCQRLIAPVGEFSISTSADILTADGIDTASGAPFEDVQNLPDAVLTYLLPSRYCESDKFIDLGQEIVADVLPGYDQVAAIEKWIRENIRFNPDSAHFQLSAVEVNQQREGVCRELAHLGIALCRGLCIPARMVVGFLHELQPMDFHAWFEAYVNGKWYTFDPTQSEPKGGRVTVAYGHDAADVAIFNQFGPALYPELMQVRVTQLATAPA
- a CDS encoding transglutaminase family protein, whose protein sequence is MKRLRIKHLTEYSFPAEVTLQQHYLLLRPREGHDLRIESSILNITPAYKIKWYRDVFDNSLAAVTFLQPTNKLTIASEVVIQHYEEAPLDFLIEDYAVNYPFAYPEADWADLAAFQQPVFTNDQNTVNNWLVQLGLRNGSLTTFALLTSLNQAINRQFRYQIREEAGVQTPAQTINNGSGSCRDYATLFIEACRCLGLASRFVSGYLHAPATEAGNATTHAWAEVYLPGTGWKGFDPTAGQVTGIHHIAVAVARNPEAVPPVSGSFIGPAVMPKLIVDVQVNLLNH